The region aaatatttatttttgtaaaaGTAATTTGAATATCTTGAGCAAAAGTCTCAAATCCTTGCTTGCAAGAAGTGCCTGAAAATGACACCATTGCGCACAGAGTGAAAGGCACGAAGTTACTAGTATTTTATAGTGTCTATTTTGCAACATGCATCATGAATAAATAGCATCCAAAATATACTTTGGTATTTCTACCTCTCCAAAGAATAACCATGAGAATATTCCCAATTGGTTTAgtaatatgattttttaaaaaaacaggTTTAGTAATATGATAGAGTCAACTTAAATTGGCACAACTGAACATAAATTCGGAGTTTAACTCTTACATCCTTATAAGTTGAGAGTTTGAATCCCTTGCGCCTAATAAAACCTCAGGGCAACCCTCAGCTTCTCCAGGTTATCTCAGTATGTCACGGACACCTTGACCAATAGTTTAGGGTGTTTTCTCTTGGTTCTACCATTTTTGTTATAACctatatatattttggaaaaaaatgtgTATAGTAATAATTTAAGTGGGTAAGGCCCAATCCAGTCCCTAACAATAAATGAGAAAGACCAGATTAGGCCGAGTTGCAAATCCATTACCAAAATAGATTTGGTGGGCTTGTCCGCAACccacatatatatatttcacgttatttttttgtttacatGGAGGGCTTAAGCCCATATATATCACTTTCAAACTACATGTAGTGCACACACTATTGAGATTGTTTACACGTGGAGAAACAGAGACCACTAATCTGTTGTGCAATAATATTACCGGCCACATTATCATCTTGGATAATACATAATACATAAATTGTGTGTATTTGTAAAcatcaaaactaacaaagaattTCGTAAAAGAAATTTCCATGAAACAAACAAGCTCAGGCGGCCACGTACGTATGACTACTCCTACGACACAGTTTATCCTTTTGGGTACAAAGCACTACACGTTTTTACAATGACCAAAACCATAACATAACTTCGACTACTTTGAACTTGGAAACATAAATTATATTATAATACTCATGCATGCACGAGGGAAACGTGAGTCATAAGAAATTTCCATAACAGACGGAATCTCTATATATGCTTGGTTTCGATCATCATTCATCCACATCCATataagaatgaattgaagactccacaaaatataaaacaaacCAATGTCATAACATTGTTCTCTTTTCAGTGGACAGCAGTAACTAATTCTCTTGCCGCGGTAGCTCTCACTGTTCTCTATATATCTCATTTTGTTTCCACGTATAGCATTGCATTTGGTCGATCTGTTGATGAAATCAAAATGATATTGCAAGTTGAAGAAATTCACAATCTCCTCAAGTCTCTACTCAATCATAACTCACACATTCAACACCCTTTCCATCTATGTGCTCTCTTTCTCGCACTACTCGCCACCATTCTCATCTTCCCCTTCCGCCAAAACTCCCCTTCTAGTTCTAGTTCTCATCATCAATCCTTCATCACCAACGACAATGATGATTTCAGCGATGACGACGATAGTGAATACACTTCATCAgagtttgaagatgaagaagatgaaaaagaagaagaagaagaagaagaagagagaacaGGTGAATGTTTCCGAGTTAAAGGTTCTTCCTGCGGGTTTACACGACGTCGTAGCATCGACGATTTCTTGTCGTTTCCGGAAATAGCTAGCAGCAGAAGCGTTGTCAAACTGTGGGACCACATAGGGTATGGTTTCGAACATTCCAGATTCTCCGGCGGAAGCGTCGTGTCGGTTTACGAGGACCAGGGGCTCCAGCCTGGGAGGTCGCCGGCGGTGGTTGTTTCTGCCGGCGATAGCGCGGCTGGGAATTTGGGGCTGAGGATTTGGGACACGCGCCTCCGGTGTGGTGTGCCTACGGTGATGGCGGAATCCGGCGGAGTGCAGAAGGTTTACGTCAGCGATGACGGACGTTACGGTTTGACGGTTGTTGACATGAGAAATTCCCATTTTGATTCTTGGATGCCATATTCCTTCATGCTCTAGTGAGGAATAGGGGAAAAAAAAGATgatgtgaaagaaaattaaaacaacaTTAGATATAGGAAGATGAAATGGGTGAAAATGTGATCAAGATGAAATTAGATGTAAATATATCAATTGCAAAAGCACAAAATTTAATCCCGACAAACAAAATTGTAATCAAGATTCGGAGGGTTCAGTTAATCTgtgaagagaaaaaaatgttattgcatcatctttgttttttttttttttttgaactatttGTTTATTTTAGTTTGTAGTAATTAATTTCCTTGTTTATACAAAGACTTTTTTTGTTATTTGGATCTCAATTTGTCATTATACATGCAATTGATGATTATACTCGAATGCATCTCTTAAGAATTTCTCTCATATATGCGCATAGTTAATTATTTAGAGACTAGAGTAACTTGGGAATCCTTGTTTTCAAATTTCATGTTTAAGTTTGAATTTTTGGCATTCTACTAGTATTTAACTCAGTCAAGTAGTCAAAATTATCATttaaaaattttgaattttgtgttattcaatctcttttttttttcggtCGGAAAACATGTTATTCAATCTCTAATAATACAGCAATACTTTTTGAACTAATTAAATCAAATAAGTAAGTAATCTGTTTGGGTATCATAAGTAGAAGTGGGAAGCCCAATAATAGACCTATCATAGTGTTTAAATATAAGTGAAAAGTTTCGAATAAAAAAATGTGGAAATTTGAGATTTTATTGAAATCTAATATTTTATTAgtgaatttttattgaaataaggtCTATATATAATGTTTAAATTGATTTAATATTTGaacatttttctttaaaaaaaaattcagagttTGAAGTAgaataataatgaaaaaaatgtCAATTTTAATTGTGGAGTGTCCTTAGAGTATTCTTACAAGacaatgatttttttattagaaaataaGAGATTAGCCTTAAATTTATAATACATGCATGTACTACtacaaaaaaaacatgatttagtgggggttatttagcgggggttttaacAACCCCCGCAGATTACATTAATTTTCATTAGTTAGGGGAGGTTTTAATAACCTCCGCAAAAACTTACGTTATTAACTCTCCCAATTTTCACTCTCTGAACTCTCATCTCACTCTCACTGACTCACTCTGAACTCGtttctcattctcactctcacGATTGCAACCTGATTCGTTAACCATGGAAGCTCCTGAATCCTTTCCACCGATTTGATCTCTCGATTTCCACCGATTGCAACCTGATTTGATCTCTCAATTTCCACCGATTTCAACCTGATTTACTCTCGATTTCTTCTGATTCGACTCTCAATTTCACTCTCCTGATTCCACTCTCgattaaaccctaaaatctactcTCGGTTCTCTTTATGATTCCTCAATCTCCAGTGTTTCACGAGTAAACGCTCAATCTCTGCTTCACTTGCATTTTCCTGGTAAGAACTCAACTCCACTTCCGTATGAGTTTCAATTTtgcttctgattttgagttttgttTCTCTTTGGAATCACAAATTAGGCAGAAATTCTCTGGAGCTGGAACCTAGACATTGTTAGGAGCTTAGGAGCTGGAAGGTAAGTCGATTTCGTTTGCTTAACTTGAATATCTATGGCTGGATTGGTATGATATGATCGAGTAAAACTGTGGAAGTGAATACAGGTTTTCCAGTTTCAATTGGCTTTTGGGAGTGTTGACTTGTTTCATACGATTGATAACTTGGATCAATCCCAATTTTTCAATGAAATACTCAAGTTGAATCTGAATGAGGAACCCCTTTTAGCTACTAAAATTCCTATATTAGAAACAAAGCGAATAGTATAAAATCATTTATTCTGTTTGATATCAGCATCTAGCATTGACATCAGCTGCATATTCTGTTATAGAAGAACGTTGCACACTAgtatttatatttacttttcCAAGTCTTGTGTTGGTGATGTTTGTAGCCAGTATAAATGGGATTATCCCTTATAGCTGCATATCtctattttatatttctatAAACAGTGATGGTATTATGTTTTGCTTGCTCCCCATAAgagcttgttcttgttgatGTTTAATGGCTTGTTTTCTCCTTTTAACTGTGTTTTAGGCAGGAATAAGTTTCAAGGCAATCTCTATTGCACTACAAGAACACATTTTCCTTATCATTTCAATATTTTATgaagcataattttttttataccgTTATTGGGAACTGATTGGTACTGTCATTTTGAGCTATTAATCATTTTGTTGCTTGATAggtttttgctttgtttatgcAGTCATGCCAAGGTTCAAGCGTTTCCACAACCCACAAAAATCAGCGTCTGGATCATCAATTGAAGCTtcttcacaatcagctcctgAAGTCTCTCAAAAAGCCCCACCATCGAAGAACCCCGTGAGTACACCATCTTGGAATGTTGAAGCAATAGGTATGTGTCATATTTTCTTAAGCAATATGGATTGGTTTTGATATTTGAACGAGTGAAAATAGTAACTAACAAAGTTGAAACTGAAATAAAGAAAGAAGGCCTAAGGCCTAGGATGCTGCAGAGAAAACTGTGTGTCCATAATCATAgcataatttataaataaataaataagatcaTGACACTTTAGAAGATGGACTTTTGAAGTGGTTTtagtgtaatttctctagaaaaaTGAGATAGATGCTTTGAGAAGTTTAGATTTTTGGTGTGTTGTTCATCTTATGTCCATCTTAGGAAACAGTCACTTGCCCCTTCTTCTATAGTCTCTGCTAATTTTAGCTCAATTTGTAGGATTTGTCAGTTACTAGAGTGGTTCTCCAActaaatttacattttaagcttactttcttttccttccttttttACCTGTTATAGAAGATGTGTACCGACCTATGCTGTAAGCAATAGCATATACCTTGAGAATGAAAGAAATTAAGACCAGTAGTGCATCCAATAAACACATGCTTCTTATCCAGGAGTTAAGGTTCTTTACTTAACTCTGTTTTATCTTTCAGAGACTCAAACAGGGAAATTGATGGATGTAaattttctctctttgtttctactttctattGTTGTTACTTATCTGAAAGGTTTCTAGAAAGTTTCTTGCTATAATCTCAGTTTCTCAAGTTTTCATTTTCAGGTTGTATGCAGTACTCTCCAAAATATATCATTGATTTCTTTCCTAATTGGTATTACTCTATTTGGATGGGCAACCAAGCAAGTTATAAATGTTATTCAGGTTGGTTCATGATACATTTATGCTTGATATTTAGATGATGATTGATGAGGTGTTGTATAATGTATCTATCTAGTTTTTTTTACCAACCCCTAACCCACAAtgaaatgaggaagaagaagaaaagcaaagcatgtaagagaagaaaagaaaatccaaactccaaagaAAACCGAGCGGAACTTAATAGTCTATATTTTTCAGTTTGGAATATTCATCTTGACAGAGTAATAGGAAATTTGTAACCCTTGAGTTCCTGTAATCTGAACTTTCTTTTAGCATGACTCAGGAACTTCATATTGTGACCTGATAATTGGCTTCAAAGATTGTTTTTTACATTCTAGCTGTAGGCTTTCTTGGATTGAAAGTTGTGTATGGGTTATTTTGGCTTGTAAGTTGTCTATGGGTTTGTTTCTTTAATTGAAGTGTTTTGTTATTTTGGATTATGAGGTTAAAAATGTTCCTAGAATATATTATAGGCTGTAAATAATCTCTTGCATttaagggaggtttaaaactCCCGTTAAAAAAGCTTGCggataagggaggtttaaaacccccactaaaaaccgccgctaaattcATATACAGGTACCAGGGTTTGCTGAAAAACGCCGCTAATGATTTGTGGGGAGTGTAACttcgggatttttcaaaacccccggtaagtaactcgcgggggttgaaaacccccactaaatgcaaaaaaaaaccccactaaataacatttttttgtagtgtaCACAAAGCAATGTGGCCAGTTGGGATCGATCTAAATTAATGATAAACTAAAGAGGGATGAAGTGTTTGACTTTAAAGGTTGCGTAATCACATAACAAATCTTTGCTTCGTGGTAGCTTTCCTTAATCCATACTTTGAATGGCAAGTTTTTCTTTCACGACTTATATTTTTCAGTAAATTGATTTATTCTAATTAAGAActaaaaaacatcatttaaggAATAATATTATGGTGAATTAATATCCTGAAATATATATGTGCTTATTTTGTCATCGTGCATAAGTGAAGTCTGAAAGGCCCCATTTTCTCAAAATTAAGGTTATAATGAAAGACGCCGTAAAAAGGATGGCGCTAGGGTTTTCTCTTGGGCGGCGTGCTTTGACGGCGGTGTTCTAATCATTGGCCTTCACTGACTTTGACCCCTCACTTTTCAGTGCGTCTTGGATCGTGTCTCCTGAAGCAATCCCTGCTACGTATTCAGTTCTGTTTGGTGCACCTTTTGCCTTTGTTTGCTGGTTCCCTCGTTCGCGTGTTACTGTGCGATTGGCTTGGTGGGCTGCTATTTTTGGCTTTCATCTCTGCGGTTACTTCTCAGACATGGCGGAGTATGTTGGTATTGAATTCTTTGCAGAAGAGAATGCTGTTATTGACTTGTCTCAGACCCTTCCCGATGCCACAACTTTCTCGGAGGCGTGGCTTGTTGGACGGGTTCTGAGTTTTGGTCCCGTGAGCATGCGGGGGCTGCGATCAGCCATGACGCCGCTGTGGCGTACGAATCAGAGGCTGGAGATCCGTGAGTTTGGGGAAAACTTGTTTACTGTTCGCTGCTTCAGTTCTGAGGACAGGGACCGTATTCTTGACTCTGGACCATGGAATTTTGACAAGTTTCACATTGTTTTGAGTGTGCTGGAGCCTGATGACGACCCAGCAGCAGTTCCCCTGAATAAGATACCCTTTTGGGTGCAAGTTCAGAATCTGCCCATGGGCCATCGTTCAGGAGTGGTAGCACGGGCTATGGGGTCAGCTATAGGTGAATATCTTGGCTGGGACTCCCATGACAGGAGCAGATTGGGGGGTTCCCTTCGTGTGAGGGTGAATGTGGATGTCTCTAGGCCTTTGCTTCGGAGCAAGGTCTTGGCTAGGGGTGCTAAGGCCCCGTTGCGATTGGTTTTCAAATA is a window of Lotus japonicus ecotype B-129 chromosome 5, LjGifu_v1.2 DNA encoding:
- the LOC130718260 gene encoding uncharacterized protein LOC130718260, with the translated sequence MILQVEEIHNLLKSLLNHNSHIQHPFHLCALFLALLATILIFPFRQNSPSSSSSHHQSFITNDNDDFSDDDDSEYTSSEFEDEEDEKEEEEEEEERTGECFRVKGSSCGFTRRRSIDDFLSFPEIASSRSVVKLWDHIGYGFEHSRFSGGSVVSVYEDQGLQPGRSPAVVVSAGDSAAGNLGLRIWDTRLRCGVPTVMAESGGVQKVYVSDDGRYGLTVVDMRNSHFDSWMPYSFML